In Camelus dromedarius isolate mCamDro1 unplaced genomic scaffold, mCamDro1.pat HAP1_SCAFFOLD_175, whole genome shotgun sequence, the sequence gtggccccaagggaatagcaccagtaccggctcctccatcttcagcagggtcttcaggaggaaggcaatgtggatgcagacgttcctacggaggttgaagccctctggagggttgaagtcacacagaaggtacctggctgggagcaaaggagagcgggtcttcagggccaggcctctgcacaggaatcccggcttagatagaacagatacaacgggaatccctgcacagcccatggcctagactccagacacattcagcagcttctggtttgtaaagtggaggcactgcccacccatctccatgtggccaattacttcaagtccgggagcagttgcggaagacatcttggcatccgtctaacaccacTAAGCACCCGACTAGcatctgagcacccgttctccaggggctctcaagcttcttgttctacagaaccctatacactcttaacaattactgagaactccaaaaggctgctatttatgtgagtttaatctatcaatatttcctgtgttagaagttaaataagaagttagaaaaagtgtatgaattcacttaaaaatattaacaatctactgtatgttaccattaatactcttaaacaaaatataattctatttttcaaaagaaaaatcattagtgagaagaatagcagtgattttaatttctgcaaatctcttttggactggtgagagctgaattctcctatctgcctctgcattccctgttttgtgatatcgcaggccaggttttccctggaaaaccccgcaggaactcgggagagcaagagtgtgcaaaaggcaggtgacatcccggcgtttctatgaaaatggtcttgcacctcaggggccttggatacactttgataactgctgccctatccaaggcgagactcttctacacaagagccaggcaagggtcctggattctgtaatgagttaccgccaccacacccctcccttctctgtgtgttccTCACaagctccattactgcagatgaggatgtaatcctcaactggggcctctaatcccagaagactgctaacttcaagagggagggtcccatctaccatccctacaccccgcatagtttattttgagtcaagccctagataactgcttatcggcactgacccttgtgtctttttcctgaggttgactgaaggaaccaacatctggatggaactgaaatttccctgcagataaacaaggctgataagccaccccattccaacatctgattctggggctcttcaaaacccgggtaaggccccgcttcatctaagatgggtcctccgcctgccctttcCGGGGgtttctgggaggccgcggccaccaagggcgacccagactcgcggccccagccccagggcctgagggggaggaaagcttgaggctgtgcccaagccctgccccgccccgccccaacacgctccccggcaccacagccctccccggccaccgccccaaccccgatcccaccccagttcatgtccgccggccccgccgacggcgcggacgtacgtttaccatctgtgggacgccgccccagacaggatgtcggccgccgactgaccaggccagaactagtcgcccggccgagcaagccgccatccccagcagcaagcaccgccatggtcccgggcagctgcacacttccggagcccgctacccgccccagaagcgcacgccggcccgcgcagagcatggcgcctgtaaccatggcaactccgcggggccctcccctagcgcttgcgtcgtgcgtcctcccgagtctagttgtgcgagggcagaacttgcggagccaatgcgagccagggcgcagccaggacgggggtggggggaggcttatgggacagctgggcggggccggggagggcagggccgcccggaagtcctgacctgcaggtggcgccggccggaggctggggcgttgctgccaccagtgggcggggcagtggggcagcggggc encodes:
- the LOC135320762 gene encoding GDP-fucose protein O-fucosyltransferase 2-like isoform X3 — encoded protein: MAVLAAGDGGLLGRATSSGLVSRRPTSCLGRRPTDGKPRYLLCDFNPPEGFNLRRNVCIHIAFLLKTLLKMEEPVLVLFPWGHLYHWQSPDPWSDSFDLPSLNRNIPDIEYEQFIAGFTW
- the LOC135320762 gene encoding GDP-fucose protein O-fucosyltransferase 2-like isoform X5, whose translation is MAVLAAGDGGLLGRATSSGLVSRRPTSCLGRRPTDGKPRYLLCDFNPPEGFNLRRNVCIHIAFLLKTLLKMEEPVLVLFPWGHLYHWQSPDPWSDSFDLPSLNRNIPDIEYEQFIAGL
- the LOC135320762 gene encoding GDP-fucose protein O-fucosyltransferase 2-like isoform X4 — translated: MAVLAAGDGGLLGRATSSGLVSRRPTSCLGRRPTDARYLLCDFNPPEGFNLRRNVCIHIAFLLKTLLKMEEPVLVLFPWGHLYHWQSPDPWSDSFDLPSLNRNIPDIEYEQFIAGEVVVI
- the LOC135320762 gene encoding GDP-fucose protein O-fucosyltransferase 2-like isoform X2, which gives rise to MAVLAAGDGGLLGRATSSGLVSRRPTSCLGRRPTDGKPRYLLCDFNPPEGFNLRRNVCIHIAFLLKTLLKMEEPVLVLFPWGHLYHWQSPDPWSDSFDLPSLNRNIPDIEYEQFIAGTLCS
- the LOC135320762 gene encoding GDP-fucose protein O-fucosyltransferase 2-like isoform X1; its protein translation is MAVLAAGDGGLLGRATSSGLVSRRPTSCLGRRPTDGKPRYLLCDFNPPEGFNLRRNVCIHIAFLLKTLLKMEEPVLVLFPWGHLYHWQSPDPWSDSFDLPSLNRNIPDIEYEQFIAGEVVVI